Proteins from a genomic interval of Calditrichota bacterium:
- the gatA gene encoding Asp-tRNA(Asn)/Glu-tRNA(Gln) amidotransferase subunit GatA, with protein MRPLLLRREVSCVEVVGACLQRVAQSPLNAFVSICPEQALRQAHAVDARIARGRAGMLAGLVIGVKDNIHVRGWKTTCASRHLADYVAPFHATVIRRLLRQDAILLGKTNMDEFAMGSSGESSQFGPTRNPHCLERVPGGSSSGSAAAVAAREVLAALGSDTGGSVRQPASFCGIVGLKPTYGRVSRYGLVAFGSSLDQIGPLTHSVRDCALLLQVIAGHDPHDATSSRLPVPDWQRELDHGVRELRLGRPVEYFQPPLIAEVRDAVDATLAKLVGQGAAVEEVSLPHTDCAVATYYVTCTAEASSNLARFDGMRYGTRVAAQDLDETYAATRTLGFGTEVKRRILLGCFVLSAGHYQAYYDKAQRVRTLIAQDFARSFEKVDCIVTPTAPTTAFRMGERTVDPLTMYLSDVYTVSASLCGLPAISVPCGRDANGLPIGLQIIGRPFDEGTVLRVARAVEIAWAQR; from the coding sequence TTGCGGCCGCTCCTCCTTCGGCGCGAGGTGTCCTGTGTCGAGGTGGTTGGTGCCTGCCTGCAGCGCGTTGCGCAAAGCCCACTCAATGCCTTTGTGAGCATTTGCCCGGAACAGGCCCTGCGGCAAGCCCACGCCGTGGATGCCCGCATAGCGCGCGGCCGCGCAGGAATGCTGGCCGGACTCGTTATCGGGGTCAAAGACAACATCCATGTCCGCGGGTGGAAGACCACCTGCGCCTCCCGCCACTTAGCGGACTATGTTGCGCCGTTCCATGCCACTGTCATCAGGCGTCTCCTGCGTCAGGATGCAATCCTCCTTGGCAAGACGAACATGGACGAGTTCGCCATGGGCTCTTCCGGCGAGTCGTCCCAGTTTGGGCCGACGCGCAACCCTCACTGCCTGGAGCGCGTGCCCGGAGGTTCATCCAGCGGCTCCGCAGCGGCGGTGGCGGCGCGTGAAGTCTTGGCTGCTTTGGGCTCCGACACCGGCGGCTCCGTACGTCAGCCTGCCTCTTTTTGCGGCATCGTAGGCCTCAAACCCACCTACGGCCGCGTGTCGCGCTACGGACTGGTGGCGTTCGGTTCGTCCCTCGACCAGATCGGCCCTCTGACGCACTCGGTGCGGGACTGCGCCTTGTTGCTGCAGGTCATTGCCGGGCACGACCCCCATGACGCCACCTCGAGCAGGCTGCCCGTTCCGGACTGGCAAAGGGAACTCGATCATGGCGTCAGGGAGCTGCGGCTCGGGCGGCCGGTCGAGTATTTTCAGCCACCGCTCATTGCGGAGGTTCGGGACGCCGTCGACGCCACCCTTGCGAAGCTTGTGGGACAGGGTGCTGCCGTGGAGGAAGTCAGCCTGCCACACACCGATTGCGCCGTGGCGACCTACTACGTGACCTGCACGGCCGAGGCGTCGTCCAACCTGGCGCGGTTTGACGGCATGCGCTACGGCACTCGCGTTGCCGCGCAAGACCTCGACGAGACGTACGCCGCCACGCGCACGCTCGGATTTGGCACGGAGGTCAAACGCCGCATCCTGCTGGGCTGCTTTGTTCTGTCCGCTGGGCACTACCAGGCTTACTATGACAAGGCGCAGCGCGTGCGCACTCTGATCGCCCAGGACTTTGCCCGGTCTTTTGAAAAGGTGGACTGCATTGTGACGCCGACTGCGCCGACCACGGCCTTCCGCATGGGTGAGCGCACGGTGGATCCGCTCACCATGTACCTTTCCGACGTCTACACGGTCTCGGCCAGCCTGTGCGGTCTGCCTGCCATTTCGGTGCCGTGCGGGCGAGACGCCAATGGGCTGCCGATCGGCCTGCAGATCATCGGCAGACCGTTCGACGAGGGCACGGTGCTGCGCGTTGCTCGCGCTGTGGAAATCGCTTGGGCACAACGATGA